From one Triticum aestivum cultivar Chinese Spring chromosome 4B, IWGSC CS RefSeq v2.1, whole genome shotgun sequence genomic stretch:
- the LOC123092739 gene encoding serine/threonine-protein kinase WAG1-like — protein MEAPHPHPPMDVHEPAPPSPPFSDISPHFPLSIADAGAGALDLSFTSTASASTSSFTTATTFSARSSLSLPSFSSSTSLSPRPHSSSTSPHWTHLAAARAATPDGVLRLAHLHLVRELGHGHLARVFLCRLKSSPPASPLFALKVVDLRDDDPSRVCHVLAESRVLSSLDHPFVPTLYARLDAGRYACFLMDYCSGGDLHLVLRRRPGGRLPVAAARFYAAEVLLALEYLHVLGFVYRDLKPENVLLRGDGHVVLSDFDLAFPASVEPAVRRRQVRQQIRRRKRRLLPSCFSSNRGSDEDDVDAKERFEFVAEPTTANSKDCVGTHEYLAPELVSGNGHGNGVDWWAFGVFLYELVYGRTPFKGPAKDVTLKNILSKQVTYPKLDGEAEAAAQLKDLVGRLLERDPRRRMGSARGAAEIKRHPFFAGVDWALIRCVTPPVVPEADAAASPTSAARQAKLGSWNSLGGSSFKKSSSFKKSSSFGRRSSYEERQGVFRKLMSWSQEGRSKKTKTSRMKP, from the coding sequence ATGGAAGCACCGCACCCTCATCCGCCAATGGACGTCCATGAGCCCGCCCCGCCGTCCCCCCCCTTCTCTGACATTTCCCCACACTTCCCACTATCCATTGCGGACGCCGGCGCCGGCGCACTAGACCTCTCCTTCACCTCCACCGCCTCCGCATCCACCTCCTCcttcaccaccgccaccaccttcaGCGCGCGGAGCTCGCTCTCCCTGccgtccttctcctcctccacctcgctCTCGCCGCGGCCGCACTCGTCGTCCACCTCCCCGCACTGGACGCACCTCGCTGCCGCCCGCGCAGCCACCCCGGACGGCGTACTCCGCCTCGCCCACCTCCACCTCGTCCGCGAGCTCGGCCACGGACACCTCGCGCGGGTCTTCCTCTGCCGCCTCAAGtcctcgccgccggcctcgccgctCTTCGCGCTCAAGGTCGTCGACCTCCGCGACGACGATCCCTCCCGTGTCTGTCACGTCCTCGCCGAGTCCCGCGTCCTCTCGTCGCTCGACCACCCATTCGTGCCCACCCTCTACGCGCGCCTCGACGCGGGACGCTACGCGTGCTTCCTCATGGACTACTGCTCCGGGGGCGACCTGCACTTggtgctccgccgccgcccgggaggCCGCCTGCCCGTGGCAGCAGCCAGGTTCTACGCCGCCGAGGTGTTGCTCGCTCTAGAGTACCTCCACGTGCTCGGCTTCGTGTACCGCGACCTCAAGCCGGAGAACGTGTTGCTCCGAGGAGACGGTCACGTCGTGCTCTCAGACTTCGACCTCGCGTTCCCGGCGTCCGTGGAGCCCGCCGTCCGCCGCCGGCAGGTGCGGCAACAGATCCGCCGCCGCAAGAGGAGACTCCTACCGTCGTGCTTCTCTTCCAACCGCGGCAGCGACGAGGATGACGTCGACGCGAAGGAGCGGTTCGAGTTCGTGGCCGAGCCGACGACCGCCAACTCCAAGGACTGCGTGGGCACGCACGAGTACCTCGCGCCGGAGCTCGTGAGCGGGAACGGGCACGGCAACGGCGTGGACTGGTGGGCCTTCGGGGTGTTCCTGTACGAGCTGGTGTACGGGCGCACGCCGTTCAAGGGCCCCGCCAAGGACGTGACGCTCAAGAACATCCTGTCGAAGCAGGTCACGTACCCGAAGCTggacggcgaggccgaggcggccgcgCAGCTCAAGGACCTCGTGGGCAGGCTGCTCGAGAGGGACCCGCGGCGGCGCATGGGGTCCGCGCGCGGGGCCGCCGAGATCAAGCGGCACCCGTTCTTCGCGGGCGTGGACTGGGCGCTGATACGGTGCGTGACGCCACCGGTGGTGCCGGAGGCCGACGCCGCCGCGTCCCCCACCTCCGCCGCCAGGCAGGCGAAGCTCGGGAGCTGGAACAGCCTGGGCGGCAGCAGCTTCAAGAAGAGCAGTAGCTTCAAGAAGAGCAGCAGCTTCGGGAGGAGGTCGAGCTACGAGGAACGGCAGGGGGTTTTCCGCAAGCTGATGAGTTGGAGCCAGGAGGGCCGATCCAAGAAGACCAAGACGAGCAGAATGAAGCCATGA